The following DNA comes from Halorhabdus tiamatea SARL4B.
CCACGCGTCGTCCCAGCCCGCGTCGACGAGGGCGTACTCCCAGCCGCGATCGGCGGCGTAGTCGACGTAGTCTTTCAGCGTCTCGAAATCGCGGACTTGCGACCCGCTGGACCACCACGACCACGCGACGCGGCCGGGCTCGACCCACTCGGGATCGAACGCCGGCCCCTCGATGAGGTCGGTCGGCAGCGTCGACTCGACGACGGTCGCCAGGTCGCCGACGATGGCGACCCGCCACGGCGAGGTGACCGTGTCGTGGCCCCAGACGTGGGAGGTCGGACTCGCTTCGGGGAACGCGATGTCGACGCCGACCGGGTGGTCGTCGGCAGGGGTGAGTCGCCCGGCCATCCAGGTGCCGTCGACGCCGGCCTCAGCGATGAGTGCCCAGGAATCCTCGACGCGGAACAGGCCGGGAAGGTTGTACTCGCCCTCGAGGGCGGTCACGGGCGACTGGCAGCTGTGACCCTCGTGGTTGGCCTGGTACTCCGAGACCCAGGCGACGGCCCCCGCCGGGAACCGGAAGCCGGACTCGTCGCCGGGCAGGAGATACTGGTCGTGGTCGCCCTCGATGTGATACCGGTAGGCGACGCCGTCGGTCGCGACCCGGACCTGGAAGTCGACGGTTCCGCCGTCGCCCGCGAAGGTCAGCGTCGTCTCGGTCGCCAGATGGTGCGGGCTCGATTCCTTCCCGTGGGAGAGTTCGTAGGTCTCGTCGATCTCGGCTTGGGACTGCTCGCGCAGAGCGAAGTCGTCCGGGAACTGGCCGTAGGGCGTTCGAATGCCATAGGGCGATGGATCGAGTACGCGAGTGTCGTCGTGTTCGAGCGAGATCGTCCCGTCAGGATCGATTTCGGCGGTGAGTTCGCCGGTCGGATCGGTGATCGTGACCATGCCCGCGGGGTTCACTCGACGGGATAATGAATCAGGGGGTGACGCCGGCGGACGAAGGGTGGGCAAGGCGGCACGGCCGCTTGCGTCCGCTCCCATCGATCGTTTTTTACTCGCGGTCGCCCGATCTATGACTATCTATGTCAGCCATCCCGCACGGCACGGACTTCGATGACCTGGAAGTGTGGTTCCTCACAGGCAGCCAGCACCTCTACGGCGAGGAAACGCTCGATCTCGTCGCGGAAGACGCCCGCGAGATCGCCACCGCACTCGACGACGTCCCGGAGATCCCGGTCAGCGTCGAATGCAAGTCTGTCCTGACGACGGCCGACGCCATCGAATCGGTCGTCAGAGAAGCCAACGCCAGCGAGAGCTGCATCGGTCTCGTCACCTGGATGCACACCTTCTCGCCGGCGAAGATGTGGATCCGCGGCCTGCAAGCGCTGGACGTCCCCCTCCTCCACCTCCACACCCAGTTCAACCGCGAGTTGCCCTACGACGAGATCGACATGGACTTTATGAACGCGAATCAGTCTGCCCACGGCGGCCGCGAGTTCGGCCACATCGTCTCGCGACTCGACATCGACCGCAAGGTCGTCGTCGGCCACTGGGAGGACGACGACGTCCGCGAACAACTCGACACCTGGGCGCGCGCCGCCGCCGCCCGCCACGAACTCCGGGGCGCGAAGATCGCCCGCTTCGGCGACAACATGCGCGACGTCGCCGTCACCGAGGGCGACAAAGTGTCCGCCCAGATGGCCTTCGGCGCGAGCGTCGACGGCTACGGCCTGGGCGACCTCGTCGAATTCGTCGAGGATGTCTCCGAGAGCCAGATCGACGATCTCCTCGGGGAGTACGAAGAAGAATACGAACTCGCAGCCGAACTCCAGGCCGACGGCGACCGACGCGACTCGCTCAGAGAGGCCGCCCGGATCGAACTCGGAATCAGGGGCTTCCTCGAAGACGGCGAGTTCGTCGGCTTCACCACCACCTTCGAGAACCTGACCGGCCTGTCCCAGCTCCCCGGTCTGGCGGTCCAGCGGCTGATGGCCGACGGCTACGGCTTCGGCCCGGAGGGCGACTGGAAGTCGGCGCTGTTGACCCGGGCGATGAAAGTCATGGGCCAGGGCCTCGAGGGTGGCACGTCGTTGATGGAACACTACACCTACGACCTCACCGTCGGCGACGAGAAGGTCCTCGGCTCACACATGCTTGAGATCTGTGAGTCCATCGCGGGCGAACAGCCCCGCCTCGAGATCCACCCCCTCGACATCGGCGGGAAAGCCGACCCCGTGCGGGCGGTCTTCGATGCGGATACTGGCCCGGCGATCAACGCCTCGCTCGTCGACATGGGCGATCGCTTCCGACTCATCACCAACGACGTCG
Coding sequences within:
- a CDS encoding glycoside hydrolase family 97 protein; this encodes MVTITDPTGELTAEIDPDGTISLEHDDTRVLDPSPYGIRTPYGQFPDDFALREQSQAEIDETYELSHGKESSPHHLATETTLTFAGDGGTVDFQVRVATDGVAYRYHIEGDHDQYLLPGDESGFRFPAGAVAWVSEYQANHEGHSCQSPVTALEGEYNLPGLFRVEDSWALIAEAGVDGTWMAGRLTPADDHPVGVDIAFPEASPTSHVWGHDTVTSPWRVAIVGDLATVVESTLPTDLIEGPAFDPEWVEPGRVAWSWWSSGSQVRDFETLKDYVDYAADRGWEYALVDAGWDDAWLPDLVDYADERGVGIEVWANFIDLNTESKREQRLSRWSEWGVAGIKVDFMDSDDQGRMQFYTDLAADAAEYELTVNFHGSAVPTGLRRRYPNILTYEGVRGAEYYKWDTNTPEHNTILPFTRNVVGPMDYTPVTFSADRRLTSAGHELALSVVYESGLQHLADSIETYADRPLAEDVLADVPAAWDETVFLGGHPGSEATIARRRGEAWFVGSITAGPARTVEVSLPELDFLDGSTTATVTTDAADGAGLEAFEREVSPGGTLSVPVAEHGGFVARL
- the araA gene encoding L-arabinose isomerase, producing MSAIPHGTDFDDLEVWFLTGSQHLYGEETLDLVAEDAREIATALDDVPEIPVSVECKSVLTTADAIESVVREANASESCIGLVTWMHTFSPAKMWIRGLQALDVPLLHLHTQFNRELPYDEIDMDFMNANQSAHGGREFGHIVSRLDIDRKVVVGHWEDDDVREQLDTWARAAAARHELRGAKIARFGDNMRDVAVTEGDKVSAQMAFGASVDGYGLGDLVEFVEDVSESQIDDLLGEYEEEYELAAELQADGDRRDSLREAARIELGIRGFLEDGEFVGFTTTFENLTGLSQLPGLAVQRLMADGYGFGPEGDWKSALLTRAMKVMGQGLEGGTSLMEHYTYDLTVGDEKVLGSHMLEICESIAGEQPRLEIHPLDIGGKADPVRAVFDADTGPAINASLVDMGDRFRLITNDVESVGPDEPLPELPVARAVWKPEPDFETAIEAWIKAGGAHHTGYSQAVTNEHLEDFASMTDIEHLHVGADTDIVEVETKLS